The window ATGGTAGTGTTAAAAAAGAAGACCTTACGGGATCTGTAGAAGTTATCACTTCAGAAGATTTCAATAAAGGTTCCATTCAATCGGCAGAACAGCTTTTAAGAGGTAAAGCTGCAGGTGTTAGAATCACAAGTTCTGGTGGACAACCAGATGCTTCTCCGAATATTAGAATTAGAGGAGGAACATCATTAGGAGGAAAGAATGATCCGTTAATTGTAATTGATGGAGTTCCTATGGATAATGGAGGTATTTCTGGTGTAGGAAATCCTTTAAGCCTGATTAATCCTAATGACATTGAAAGCTTTAGTATTCTAAAAGATGCTTCGGCAACGGCAATTTATGGATCGAGAGCATCTAATGGTGTTCTTATTATTACGACTAAAAAAGGAACCTCTGGCGAAGCAAAATACAACTTTTCTGCTAGCACATCTATAAGTAATATTGGTAATGACAACTATGTACCTGTAATGGATAGCGCTAATTTCGTGAAATTCATTAGTGAGTATTACCCAGAAAAAACGGGCCTTTTAGGAGTTCCTGTTGGATCTGTTTCTACCAATGAAAAAGTATCTCAAATTATTGATACACCAAATGGACCCAGAGCAATTTATGACACGAATTGGCAAGACGTTATTTATAGAACAGCTATTAATAAAGATTATAACTTTGGTGTAAGAGCTAACTTATTTGAAAAAATACCATTTAGAGCATCTGTAGGTTACAATGAAAGTGAAGGTGTTGTAAAAGAAAATGACTACGAACGTGTTACCGCTTCCTTAAGATTAACACCAAAATTATTTGATGATCATCTTAAGATTGACTTTAATGCAAAAGGAACTTTTGTAAATAAAAATTCTATCGACGAAGGTGGCGCTTTAGGTGGAGCCATTTCTATGGACCCAACAAAACCTGTTTACGATTCAAACTCCATTTTTGGTGGTTACTACAGTAAAATATTATCAGCTTCAGACACTAACTTACCTAATGGAAGAGTTGGATCGAGTAATCCTTTAGCGTTATTAGAACAACGTTCTAACCCGCAACGTGTAAATAGAATTTTAGGAAGTTTAGAATTGGATTATAAATTTCATTTTCTACCAGAATTAAGAGCGGTAACAAATTTTGGATTAGAAGCGTCAAGAGCGAAAACAAAAGAAAGTTTTCAAGAAAACGCACTAGCAACGTACACTTTAGTACCAGACCCTAACGAACCTACAGGAACGTATATCTTTAATCCTGGTGTAGCAAGTAGAGAACGTCAACATATTACGAATACTACTTGGGAATCTTATTTAGATTATGCCAAAGATTTAGATGGATTTATAAATTCCTATAATGTGCAAGCAGGTTATGCATATCAAAATTTTAAAAACGATGGAAATAGAGACGAATTTAGAAACGATGAAGTTTCTGGAGTACGTATTCCAAACATCGATACTGCAAATCCTAACAATAGATATTTCAGCCTTTTAAATTTACAGTCCTTCTTTGGAAGATCTAATATTAATTTAGGAGATAAATATTTAGTAACGCTATCGATGAGAGCGGATGGTTCTTCTTTCTTTACCGAAGAAAATCGTTGGGGTTATTTTCCATCGGCTGCATTAGCGTGGAAATTAAAAGAAGAATCTTTTTTACAAAATGTAAACGTTATAAACGATTTAAAAGTAAGATTAGGTTGGGGTAAAACGGGTAACCAAGATGTTTCCGGACAAGTAGGTTTCTTCCCATCTATACCAGTTTTTATAATTGGATCACCAAACAGTCAGTTTATAGAAGGTGTTACTTTATATAACGCTAAAGAGTTTAATCCTGACTTAACTTGGGAGAAAACAACTACTTATAATTTAGGTATCGATTTTGATTTCTTTAAAAATAGTCTTATAAGCGGTTCTTTTGATATCTTTAAAAGAGAAACTACCGATTTATTAGTAGTAACTAATGTACCTCCAGGACAAGCATTAAGTGATTTGCTAATACAAAATGTTGGTTCTACAGATAGTAAAGGTTTTGAATTAGGTTTAAATTTAAATCCTATAAGTACAGATAATTTTGAGTTATCCTTAAACGGAAACATTGCATATAACATTAATGAAGTTACCGACTTAAAAGGTATTGAGCAAACACCTGCAGGTGGCGGTTTACCAATTGGTACAGGTAACAATTTATTAAGACACGCCGTTGGAGAACAAGCAGGTTCTGCGTGGGTATTAAAACAAGTATATGATATCGATGGAAATCCTATTCTTGGAAGTTTTGTAGATTTAAATGGGGATAATAAAATTAATGAAGAGGATAGATACTATAGAGCAATACAACCTAACTGGACTTTTGGTTTTGGTTTAAATATGAATTATAAAAACTGGGATCTTGGAGCTAGTTTTAGAGGACAGCTAGATGGAGAAGTATATAATTCTAGACGATTAACTGCTGGAGTTATTCAAAATGCAGTTTCTTTAGATCAGCAATCTTTAAATAATACTTTAGACTATTATTCAGGCGAAGCAGATTTAGCTTTTACCGAAATTAGAGACCCTATTCAATATTCCGATTACTTTTTAGAAAAGGCTGCTTTTTTAAGATGTGAAAATATTGTTTTAGGATATACGCTTCCTAATAACCTATTTAAAAACACAACTATTAAATTATATGGCGCTGTAAATAATGCTTTTATTATTACAAATTATAGCGGACAAGATCCTGAAAATTTTGGTGGAATTGACACCAATTTCTATCCAAGAGCAACGGTGTATAATCTAGGAGTTAACATTGATTTTTAATAAAATTAACTATGAAAAATAACATTTTAAAATATTTATTTAGTCTTAGTATCCTGCTTTTTGTAGGTTGTACTAATGAATTAGATACAGAGCCAAAAGTAGAACTTTCATTGGAAGATCTATTAGCTCAAGACCCAAATGCCGTTGAAGGTATTTTATCTAGACTTTATGCATCCTTTGCACTTTCTGGCGCAGATGGACCTGGAAGTTCAGATATTAGTGATGATCCAGGGGAGTCTCCATTTCTAAGAGGAATTGTGAATCTACAAGATTTCACCGCAGATGGTATGAAAAACCGTTGGGGAGATAATGGATTAGATCAATTAACTACAACTTCTGACTGGAATTCTGAAAACAAGTTTTTTAGATATATGTATAACAGAATTTTCTTTACCATACCTCAGTGTAACAATTTACTTTCTATTTTAGAAAATGTAGATGTTGATAATAAAGAACAAATACTTGCGGAAGTAAGATTTATTAGATCTCTAGCATACTATTATCTAATTGATGTATTTGGAAAAGGTGTTTTAGCTACACAAGAAAATTTCGGAGAAACAAATCCGTTACCTGAAGCTTCAAGACAAGAATTATTTGATTTTACAGAAGCTGAATTATTAGCTATTCAATCTAGTTTACCTGCAACCAACACGTATGGTAGAGCTACAGAAAGCGCTGCAGCGATGTTACTATCTAAATTATATTTAAATGCTGAAGTATATACAGGAACTGCTAGATACAATGATGCTGCTACTTATTTAAACGTGGTGATTGCTTCTAGTCACACCTTAGCAGATGATTTTGTGAGTTTGTTTTCTGCTGATAATAATACATCTAATGAAATCATTTTTCCTTTAATTGCTGATGCTGTTGTAAGTCAGAGTTTTGGAAACACAACCTATATTGTGAATGGAAATTTAAATTCTGACACCATGCCTTTAAGCGAATTTGGTGCAACAGAAGGTTGGGGAGGACATAGAGCATCTAAAGGCTGGTATGGTCTATTTGGAGATTTATCTACTTCAAATGATGTAAGAGCAAGTCTATTTTGGACCGAAGGTCATGAATATGAAATGACAGATTACACAACTTGGACTGATGGATATCCTTCTATTAAATTTAGAAACACCAATTTTAATGGTACTTCATTAGCTTCTTCTTTTTCAAGTACAGATTTCCCATTATTCAGATTAGCAGATGCGTATTTAATGTATGCAGAATGTGCCGTTAGAGGTGCTTCAAATGCAAATATGAATGATGCACTTACCTATGTAAATAGTGTAAGAACACGTTCTAATGCAGATGCTATAGGAATGGGTGATCTTACTTTAAGCTTTTTAATAGACGAAAGAGGAAGAGAACTGAACTTAGAAGGACATAGACGTTCCGACTTAATACGCTTTGGCATGTTTACAGGAGGAAGTTACTTATGGCCTTGGAAAGGAAACACCCTTAATGGTACTTCCATTCCTTCCACGTACAATGTATTTCCTATTCCGTCTACCGCTTTACAAGCAAATCCTAATCTAACACAAAATCTTGGTTATTAATTTAAAAAACATAAAAATGAAAAATTTAAAAATCGTATTAATAGCAGCTATTGCATTAATTAGCTTTAACTCTTGCGATGAAGATGATACTAATTTTGAAATACTTCCATCTGAATCAAGAGCCGCAATTATTAATTTACCAACATCTGGAACTTCCATTGTTTTAGATATTGCAAACCCTACTGTTACCGCAACTACTGTAGTTTGGGAAGATGCTGTATACAATGTACCTACGGCAATAGATTACACATTACAATTTGCAGCAGCAGGAACAGATTTTGAAACATCTTTTGATGTAGCAACAACTACCACCAATTATTTAGTTTGGACTAACGAAGAATTAAATGGCATAGCTGTTGGGACCCTAAGTCTAACTCCTTTTTCTCCTGGAGATGTAGATATGCGTATTAAATCTTCTACGGGTACTAATGGTTCAGAAGCTGTATTCTCAGAAATCGTGACTATATCTATTACTCCATATACAACGGAAGCACCAAAAAT is drawn from Lacinutrix sp. WUR7 and contains these coding sequences:
- a CDS encoding TonB-dependent receptor, with amino-acid sequence MKTKLNGLLFFLLVFPLCMIAQSTVKGTVTEQSSSLPLPSVNVIIKDTSRGTATDFDGRYEVNVNNGDVLVFSYIGFIAQEIIYNGQQTINVALIEDASSLDEVVVIGYGSVKKEDLTGSVEVITSEDFNKGSIQSAEQLLRGKAAGVRITSSGGQPDASPNIRIRGGTSLGGKNDPLIVIDGVPMDNGGISGVGNPLSLINPNDIESFSILKDASATAIYGSRASNGVLIITTKKGTSGEAKYNFSASTSISNIGNDNYVPVMDSANFVKFISEYYPEKTGLLGVPVGSVSTNEKVSQIIDTPNGPRAIYDTNWQDVIYRTAINKDYNFGVRANLFEKIPFRASVGYNESEGVVKENDYERVTASLRLTPKLFDDHLKIDFNAKGTFVNKNSIDEGGALGGAISMDPTKPVYDSNSIFGGYYSKILSASDTNLPNGRVGSSNPLALLEQRSNPQRVNRILGSLELDYKFHFLPELRAVTNFGLEASRAKTKESFQENALATYTLVPDPNEPTGTYIFNPGVASRERQHITNTTWESYLDYAKDLDGFINSYNVQAGYAYQNFKNDGNRDEFRNDEVSGVRIPNIDTANPNNRYFSLLNLQSFFGRSNINLGDKYLVTLSMRADGSSFFTEENRWGYFPSAALAWKLKEESFLQNVNVINDLKVRLGWGKTGNQDVSGQVGFFPSIPVFIIGSPNSQFIEGVTLYNAKEFNPDLTWEKTTTYNLGIDFDFFKNSLISGSFDIFKRETTDLLVVTNVPPGQALSDLLIQNVGSTDSKGFELGLNLNPISTDNFELSLNGNIAYNINEVTDLKGIEQTPAGGGLPIGTGNNLLRHAVGEQAGSAWVLKQVYDIDGNPILGSFVDLNGDNKINEEDRYYRAIQPNWTFGFGLNMNYKNWDLGASFRGQLDGEVYNSRRLTAGVIQNAVSLDQQSLNNTLDYYSGEADLAFTEIRDPIQYSDYFLEKAAFLRCENIVLGYTLPNNLFKNTTIKLYGAVNNAFIITNYSGQDPENFGGIDTNFYPRATVYNLGVNIDF
- a CDS encoding RagB/SusD family nutrient uptake outer membrane protein gives rise to the protein MKNNILKYLFSLSILLFVGCTNELDTEPKVELSLEDLLAQDPNAVEGILSRLYASFALSGADGPGSSDISDDPGESPFLRGIVNLQDFTADGMKNRWGDNGLDQLTTTSDWNSENKFFRYMYNRIFFTIPQCNNLLSILENVDVDNKEQILAEVRFIRSLAYYYLIDVFGKGVLATQENFGETNPLPEASRQELFDFTEAELLAIQSSLPATNTYGRATESAAAMLLSKLYLNAEVYTGTARYNDAATYLNVVIASSHTLADDFVSLFSADNNTSNEIIFPLIADAVVSQSFGNTTYIVNGNLNSDTMPLSEFGATEGWGGHRASKGWYGLFGDLSTSNDVRASLFWTEGHEYEMTDYTTWTDGYPSIKFRNTNFNGTSLASSFSSTDFPLFRLADAYLMYAECAVRGASNANMNDALTYVNSVRTRSNADAIGMGDLTLSFLIDERGRELNLEGHRRSDLIRFGMFTGGSYLWPWKGNTLNGTSIPSTYNVFPIPSTALQANPNLTQNLGY